The Echinicola rosea genome has a segment encoding these proteins:
- a CDS encoding family 43 glycosylhydrolase, which translates to MNRPILFLCLALLCACGGTKQEEASHQPVSIQNPIIRGEFPDPSVIEVDGTYYACGTSNDWAPIYPIYSSTDLETWQFESYVFMEAPDWTMGSFWAPELFYLDGKFFCYYTARRKDGISCIGVASTADISKGFTDHGELIEWGSESIDAYVFDQKGQLYITWKAYGLNPDKPIQLLGSKLSGDGLSLEGEAFPVVTAETDNWERGGIEGQSIVRHGEYLYLLYSGAACCGGGCDYKVGVARAKQMEGPWEKYSGNPILTDFGNWKCPGHGTPVSTGSDRWYYLFHAYAKEGFPYMGRSALLSPFYWDEKTGWPYFKTVDLMADSTGGVSPLSIDDDFDGDQLKGWWRWDLASNEPSTRVEDGQLQLSGSLKQEAWATALCVVPEKPAYQVVAELPNEDDHLKGLMLYGTHANMLGAGLKDGKLAVFEVRDGKYTALGKGVTVEREQIALKAQVENGHEVRFAYQREDGEWQQLSVDGTGSDLLKGEFLEFWQWGVKPGLFVEGDGNAVFDSFSLAY; encoded by the coding sequence ATGAACAGACCTATTCTATTTTTATGCCTTGCCCTGCTGTGTGCTTGCGGGGGAACCAAGCAGGAAGAAGCTTCCCATCAGCCTGTTTCCATCCAAAACCCCATCATCCGCGGGGAGTTTCCCGACCCTTCGGTGATCGAAGTGGACGGGACCTATTATGCCTGTGGCACCTCCAATGACTGGGCGCCGATCTATCCCATTTATTCCTCTACCGACCTTGAAACTTGGCAGTTTGAAAGTTATGTGTTCATGGAGGCACCCGATTGGACGATGGGGAGCTTTTGGGCTCCGGAGCTGTTTTATCTTGACGGGAAGTTTTTCTGTTATTATACCGCGCGCCGAAAGGACGGCATCTCCTGCATCGGCGTGGCCAGTACCGCTGATATCAGCAAGGGCTTTACCGACCATGGCGAGCTGATCGAATGGGGCTCGGAAAGCATCGATGCCTATGTGTTTGACCAGAAGGGACAGCTTTATATTACTTGGAAGGCCTACGGGCTCAATCCCGATAAGCCTATCCAGCTGCTGGGATCCAAGCTTTCCGGGGATGGCCTGTCGCTTGAAGGGGAGGCTTTTCCCGTGGTGACCGCCGAAACGGACAACTGGGAGCGTGGCGGGATCGAAGGGCAGTCCATTGTACGGCACGGGGAGTACCTGTACTTGCTTTACTCGGGTGCGGCCTGTTGTGGTGGTGGCTGCGACTACAAGGTCGGCGTGGCCAGGGCAAAGCAGATGGAAGGGCCTTGGGAAAAATATAGCGGAAACCCCATTTTGACCGATTTTGGCAACTGGAAATGCCCGGGACACGGCACACCTGTTTCCACAGGCAGTGACCGTTGGTATTACCTCTTCCATGCCTATGCCAAGGAGGGCTTTCCGTATATGGGCAGGTCGGCATTGCTCAGCCCGTTTTATTGGGACGAAAAGACGGGTTGGCCATATTTTAAGACGGTGGACCTGATGGCGGACAGTACTGGTGGTGTCTCCCCACTTTCCATTGACGATGACTTTGATGGGGATCAGCTCAAGGGTTGGTGGCGCTGGGACCTGGCCAGTAACGAACCCTCCACAAGGGTGGAGGATGGACAGTTGCAGTTGTCGGGCAGCCTGAAGCAGGAGGCCTGGGCCACGGCACTTTGTGTGGTGCCCGAAAAGCCGGCCTATCAAGTGGTGGCGGAATTGCCCAACGAGGACGATCACCTCAAAGGGCTGATGCTATACGGTACCCATGCCAATATGCTCGGAGCGGGGTTGAAAGACGGCAAACTGGCGGTTTTTGAGGTCAGGGACGGAAAATATACCGCACTGGGAAAAGGTGTGACAGTGGAGCGTGAACAGATCGCCCTCAAAGCACAGGTAGAAAACGGCCATGAAGTACGTTTTGCCTATCAAAGAGAAGATGGTGAATGGCAACAGCTGTCGGTGGACGGAACAGGAAGTGACCTGCTTAAGGGAGAATTTCTGGAGTTCTGGCAGTGGGGCGTAAAACCCGGGCTTTTCGTCGAAGGAGATGGTAATGCGGTGTTTGATTCCTTTTCATTGGCTTACTAA
- a CDS encoding RNA polymerase sigma-70 factor has product MTLDHCSDQELLLLVKEGNTLAFDELFNRHWEVLYLRSFSLLRDPATCEDIVQDVFLKIWQNRDTIQISHFNSYLQTSARNGALKFLAKQKLEARHLNTISTLELLYHTEDEMDAKELESEVLASLEHLPKRCREIFVLSRFNNMSNGEIAKKLMLSHRTVENQLYRAIKHLREVLPHILCWHIFNGWY; this is encoded by the coding sequence ATGACCCTTGACCATTGTTCAGACCAGGAACTGCTACTCCTTGTAAAAGAGGGGAACACCCTTGCCTTTGACGAGCTGTTCAACAGGCATTGGGAAGTGCTGTACCTTAGGTCCTTCAGTCTGCTACGTGACCCTGCGACCTGCGAGGACATCGTCCAGGATGTTTTTTTGAAAATATGGCAGAACCGCGACACCATCCAGATCAGCCACTTCAACAGCTACCTGCAAACGAGCGCCCGCAATGGTGCCCTTAAGTTCCTTGCCAAACAAAAACTGGAGGCACGGCACCTCAACACCATTTCAACATTGGAACTGCTCTACCATACCGAAGATGAAATGGATGCAAAGGAGCTGGAAAGCGAGGTTTTGGCCTCTTTGGAACACCTGCCCAAAAGGTGCAGGGAAATCTTTGTGCTCAGCAGGTTCAACAACATGTCCAATGGCGAAATTGCCAAAAAACTAATGCTCAGCCACCGGACAGTGGAAAACCAACTGTACAGGGCCATCAAGCACCTACGTGAGGTCCTTCCCCATATCCTGTGCTGGCACATTTTCAATGGCTGGTATTAA
- a CDS encoding FecR family protein, whose product MKRKEQQLFENYLKGRLSENRKKLVEEFYEMESRRTTGWDTLRMGNKEDVKRRIKPRPVSGNSRRRIPIVNIAASLLLALAVSFIVFVSLPKNPPVEMVEKTTAYGQTSTIHLEDGSTIWLNAGSTVSYPKHFPSGSRQVNLVGEAFFEIRPDVSRPFVVSTPTMTTTVLGTSFNITAYHRDPTTITVSTGKVLVQRLPAAPLSPSKREMILYPNEQVVLKGYDSPMSRASVNAERYSSWRTGEYFLDQMTMGTLAGTLERRFGVRFIFHDEQLKDCQLSGRVKKQSLSALMELLATTLAIEYKIDGKKVHLYGRSC is encoded by the coding sequence ATGAAGCGCAAAGAACAGCAATTATTTGAAAATTACCTGAAGGGAAGGTTATCGGAAAACCGGAAAAAGCTGGTTGAGGAATTCTATGAAATGGAGTCCCGGCGGACCACTGGGTGGGACACCCTTCGAATGGGAAATAAAGAGGATGTCAAAAGGCGGATAAAGCCCCGTCCGGTCTCCGGTAACAGCAGGCGCCGAATACCCATTGTCAATATCGCCGCGTCATTGTTGCTGGCATTGGCTGTTTCCTTTATCGTTTTTGTTTCCCTTCCCAAAAATCCCCCGGTGGAGATGGTCGAAAAGACAACCGCCTATGGACAGACCTCAACGATCCATTTGGAGGACGGCTCCACCATATGGCTTAACGCAGGAAGCACGGTAAGTTATCCAAAGCATTTTCCTTCCGGATCACGGCAGGTCAACTTGGTCGGGGAAGCCTTTTTCGAGATCCGGCCCGATGTTTCACGGCCTTTTGTGGTCAGTACCCCAACGATGACGACCACCGTACTGGGCACTTCCTTTAACATTACCGCCTACCACAGGGACCCTACGACCATTACGGTTAGCACGGGCAAGGTTCTGGTCCAACGGCTTCCCGCAGCACCACTCTCCCCGTCCAAGAGGGAAATGATCCTCTACCCGAACGAACAGGTGGTCCTGAAGGGCTACGACTCCCCCATGTCCAGGGCATCCGTGAATGCCGAAAGGTACAGTTCCTGGAGGACCGGGGAGTACTTTTTGGACCAGATGACCATGGGTACGCTTGCCGGGACATTGGAAAGGAGGTTCGGTGTCAGGTTCATCTTCCATGATGAACAGCTCAAGGACTGCCAATTGTCGGGAAGGGTAAAAAAACAGTCCCTGTCCGCATTGATGGAACTACTGGCCACCACCCTGGCCATAGAATATAAAATAGATGGAAAAAAAGTACACCTGTATGGCCGTAGTTGTTGA
- a CDS encoding TonB-dependent receptor, with the protein MKLFTKKGIAMIVGAMFLFLFHPFASQAGAIGLLNREISVSVADQSLRAVLEKIDRDYQIGFIYNDQLPGLERHISLSVSATPLSQVLDRILLPNGLGYKLVSDQIAVVRHSPPLPATGSLKGTVTGLPDHMPLPHATVQFKGSDKYTLTNELGKFYFPEVPTGTQTLLISYMGYEPTEKNVSISPEGTAEIKVQLHSTVSELEGVTITGIRRGEVKALNSMKNAENIKYVMSQEQIERFPDLTVSESLQRVPGVAVGYSYGIPRDIIIRGLSQDLSSMTLNGTRLPSTGAGGRDTDLNGILANSIESIEVIKTLTPDRDADGTGGAVNIITKSPAKDEKLFDAKLAGGYNGLVNRATYDAGLTFGERKGRTSYIIGASYARNWRGEDRVEKDYDTYTVNGTESTYLSNLDLDGYEIKRDNLAINGEFKYYPNDRSELYLRGSYNLYYEIQNRLERIFNIGEYTSADRVEDLRITQSGNWRDYHKNLLQASLGGKSYFGDMKLEYDLTLSQGKYDQPIYYSAAFERNGLSAGLDLRDPVTPQFEFSEADPYDTDEFTTGRYINRHDKSIDRDGQLTLNINKPYQLGRHKGNVKFGGRGKLKYNDRSRNYFLHDLDAGKFVLSDYLSGYSKEDHYGGAYNMGRFPEAEAMEEYYNGHPELFSDNETYTRQNTDPDSFEGTEYLAAAYAMTELNIDDLQVITGIRYEKTGFDYEGNRVNFDDQGNYVSTSPASTDRTFDGWFPSINLRYAIGSRTNIRGAVTRSLSRPSYYDLVPWEEVETRRSRVKMGNPELTQSTAVNFDILFEHYFKSVGILSGGVFLKNINDYIYESSYIQEGGTYDGYTINQTVNGANAVARGFELAWQQQLTFLPGIWNGLGIYANYTYVNSEFEIPGAQSTRTVKLPEMRPHVGNVSVSYEKFGFSGRISMYFYGTFNSELAENPDNDLQEKGRNQLDFSASQQLTERLSLFVGVNNLTNEPISDIYRDGRPQNDAVYGRWGQVGLRFKTY; encoded by the coding sequence ATGAAATTATTTACAAAAAAGGGCATTGCCATGATAGTTGGCGCAATGTTTTTGTTCCTTTTCCACCCTTTTGCCTCCCAGGCAGGGGCCATCGGTCTATTGAACAGGGAAATTTCCGTTTCAGTTGCTGACCAATCCTTGCGGGCCGTTCTGGAGAAAATCGACAGGGACTACCAGATCGGCTTTATTTACAATGACCAATTGCCCGGCCTTGAAAGGCATATCTCCCTTTCGGTATCGGCCACTCCCCTGTCCCAGGTGCTTGACAGGATACTCCTGCCCAATGGACTCGGTTACAAGCTGGTTTCCGATCAGATTGCCGTGGTCCGGCACAGCCCCCCCCTCCCTGCTACGGGAAGCCTAAAGGGAACGGTCACGGGACTTCCCGACCACATGCCCCTTCCCCATGCCACGGTCCAGTTCAAAGGATCCGATAAATACACCTTGACCAATGAACTGGGCAAGTTCTATTTTCCCGAAGTACCCACGGGTACGCAAACCCTGCTGATCAGCTACATGGGGTATGAACCTACAGAAAAAAACGTGTCCATCTCCCCCGAGGGGACCGCAGAAATCAAGGTCCAGTTGCATTCCACGGTCAGCGAGCTGGAAGGTGTCACCATTACGGGTATCAGGCGTGGGGAAGTAAAGGCACTCAACAGCATGAAAAATGCCGAGAACATCAAATATGTCATGTCCCAGGAGCAGATCGAACGTTTTCCCGACCTTACCGTCAGTGAGTCCCTCCAACGGGTTCCCGGCGTGGCGGTAGGCTACAGTTATGGCATCCCACGGGACATCATCATCCGTGGCCTGAGCCAGGACCTCAGTTCCATGACCCTGAACGGCACGCGCCTCCCCTCCACCGGTGCGGGAGGAAGGGACACCGACCTGAACGGCATTCTTGCAAATTCCATTGAGAGCATCGAGGTCATCAAGACCTTGACCCCGGACAGGGATGCCGATGGCACGGGCGGGGCGGTAAACATCATCACCAAGTCCCCCGCCAAGGACGAAAAGCTGTTCGATGCAAAACTGGCCGGAGGGTACAACGGCCTGGTAAACAGGGCAACTTATGATGCAGGGCTGACCTTTGGGGAGCGAAAGGGCAGGACCAGTTATATTATCGGTGCCAGTTATGCCCGCAACTGGCGGGGAGAAGACCGGGTGGAAAAGGATTATGACACGTATACCGTAAACGGGACCGAATCCACTTACCTGAGCAACCTCGACCTAGACGGTTATGAGATCAAACGTGACAACCTGGCCATCAACGGCGAGTTCAAGTATTACCCCAATGACAGGTCCGAGCTTTACCTCCGCGGTTCCTATAACCTGTACTATGAAATCCAAAACCGCCTGGAACGCATCTTCAATATTGGCGAATACACCAGTGCCGACCGGGTAGAGGACCTGCGCATCACCCAATCGGGCAACTGGCGGGACTACCACAAGAACCTTTTGCAGGCATCATTGGGAGGCAAAAGCTATTTCGGAGACATGAAGCTGGAGTACGATCTAACCCTGTCCCAGGGAAAGTACGACCAGCCCATCTATTACAGTGCAGCATTTGAACGCAACGGCCTCTCTGCGGGCCTGGACCTACGGGATCCCGTTACCCCGCAATTTGAATTCAGCGAAGCGGATCCCTATGATACGGATGAATTCACCACGGGCAGGTACATCAACCGCCACGACAAATCCATTGACCGGGACGGCCAGCTGACCCTGAACATCAACAAACCCTACCAACTGGGAAGGCACAAGGGAAATGTAAAGTTTGGCGGACGTGGAAAGCTCAAATATAACGACCGGTCAAGGAACTATTTCCTCCATGACCTGGACGCGGGGAAATTTGTCCTGAGCGACTATCTTTCCGGTTACAGCAAGGAAGACCATTATGGGGGTGCCTATAATATGGGACGCTTTCCGGAGGCAGAGGCCATGGAGGAATACTACAACGGGCACCCCGAGCTGTTCAGTGACAACGAGACCTATACCCGGCAGAACACGGATCCGGATTCCTTCGAGGGAACCGAGTACCTTGCCGCCGCCTATGCCATGACCGAGCTCAATATCGACGACCTTCAGGTGATAACAGGGATCCGTTACGAAAAGACAGGCTTTGACTATGAGGGTAACCGCGTGAACTTTGATGACCAGGGCAATTATGTGAGCACCTCCCCGGCATCGACCGACCGGACCTTCGACGGATGGTTCCCATCGATCAACCTGCGTTATGCCATTGGCAGCAGGACCAATATCAGGGGAGCGGTAACAAGGTCCCTTTCCCGGCCCAGTTATTATGACCTGGTCCCTTGGGAAGAGGTGGAGACCCGTAGAAGCCGTGTCAAGATGGGCAATCCGGAGTTGACCCAGTCCACTGCCGTCAATTTCGATATCCTCTTTGAGCATTATTTCAAATCGGTGGGCATCCTGTCAGGGGGCGTATTTTTAAAGAACATCAACGACTATATCTACGAAAGCTCCTACATCCAGGAAGGCGGCACTTATGACGGCTATACGATCAACCAGACGGTCAACGGTGCCAATGCCGTTGCCAGGGGATTCGAGCTTGCCTGGCAGCAGCAGCTCACCTTCCTCCCAGGTATCTGGAACGGCCTGGGCATCTACGCCAACTACACCTATGTAAACAGTGAATTTGAAATCCCCGGGGCACAGTCTACAAGAACCGTCAAGCTTCCCGAGATGCGTCCCCATGTAGGCAATGTATCCGTTTCCTATGAAAAGTTCGGTTTTTCCGGCAGGATATCCATGTACTTTTACGGCACTTTCAATTCCGAACTGGCCGAAAACCCTGACAACGACCTTCAGGAGAAGGGCAGAAACCAATTGGATTTCTCTGCCTCCCAGCAGTTGACCGAACGATTGAGCCTTTTTGTTGGGGTCAACAACCTTACCAACGAACCCATTTCGGACATCTATCGGGACGGGCGTCCACAAAACGATGCCGTTTACGGTAGATGGGGACAGGTGGGCCTGAGATTTAAAACCTACTGA
- a CDS encoding purple acid phosphatase family protein — protein sequence MKSIPLLTILALVMGLGQLTAQDFAPSPFPDRIVLTWNGDPRHSQAVSWRTDTQVPQGVAELTVAPDSPHLEGPAKSFPATVELLVQQGDSSLYHTVSFDNLTPGTLYAYRVGSENHWSEWFHFKTAPEVPGEFSFIYFGDAQNDLKSRWSRVIRQAYSSMSDAAFMLHAGDLINRTHSDPEWGEWNHAGGFIHAMVPSIPTPGNHEYDRDEQGKLELDIHWRKQFNLPLNGPTGFEETVYYTDYGNARIISLNSQEIVLNDSSLHRQKEWLERVLQENPRDWTVITFHHPIYSSSSGRDNREFREAFRPLFEAYGVDLVLQGHDHTYGRGQNLPTGVSGKSGKGNGPVYVVSVSGPKMYELTTDKWMDRAASETQLYQYITIKENKLTYRAHTATGKLYDAFYLVKDREGNNSFTDEASMAIEQRTDLPPRKLKEKSPAELEEYEKVYPKKH from the coding sequence ATGAAGTCAATTCCACTCCTAACCATCCTCGCCCTTGTAATGGGCCTTGGCCAATTAACTGCCCAGGATTTTGCCCCCAGCCCTTTTCCGGACCGGATCGTACTGACCTGGAACGGCGACCCTCGCCACAGCCAGGCGGTTTCCTGGCGGACCGACACACAGGTTCCACAGGGAGTCGCCGAGCTTACCGTGGCTCCCGACTCTCCCCATCTCGAAGGGCCTGCAAAAAGTTTTCCGGCTACAGTGGAGCTGCTGGTCCAGCAGGGTGACAGCTCGCTATACCATACCGTTTCCTTCGATAACCTGACGCCCGGAACGCTATATGCCTACCGGGTAGGTTCTGAAAACCACTGGAGCGAGTGGTTCCACTTCAAAACGGCCCCCGAAGTACCAGGGGAATTCTCCTTTATCTATTTTGGGGATGCCCAGAACGACCTCAAGTCCCGCTGGTCCAGGGTCATCAGGCAGGCCTATAGCTCGATGTCCGATGCCGCATTCATGCTCCATGCCGGTGACCTGATCAACCGGACACATTCCGATCCGGAATGGGGCGAATGGAACCATGCCGGTGGCTTTATCCATGCCATGGTCCCCAGTATCCCCACCCCTGGAAACCATGAGTATGACAGGGACGAACAAGGAAAGCTTGAGCTGGACATCCATTGGCGAAAACAGTTCAACCTTCCCCTCAACGGCCCAACAGGCTTCGAGGAAACGGTCTACTATACCGACTATGGCAATGCCAGGATCATTTCGCTCAATTCACAGGAAATCGTACTGAACGACAGCTCACTTCACAGGCAAAAGGAATGGCTGGAAAGGGTCCTTCAGGAAAATCCCCGGGACTGGACGGTCATCACCTTCCACCATCCCATTTACTCGTCGAGTTCGGGAAGGGACAACCGGGAGTTCAGGGAGGCCTTTCGGCCCTTGTTCGAAGCGTACGGTGTGGATTTGGTATTGCAGGGCCATGACCATACCTATGGGCGGGGGCAAAACCTCCCCACGGGGGTCTCCGGGAAGTCCGGCAAGGGAAATGGACCGGTATATGTGGTCTCCGTCAGTGGTCCAAAGATGTACGAGCTGACCACCGATAAGTGGATGGACCGTGCCGCTTCGGAAACCCAGCTCTACCAATACATCACCATCAAGGAAAATAAGTTGACCTACCGTGCCCATACGGCCACCGGAAAACTGTATGATGCCTTTTACCTGGTAAAGGACAGGGAGGGCAACAATTCCTTTACCGATGAGGCCTCGATGGCCATTGAGCAGCGTACCGACCTCCCACCCCGGAAGCTAAAGGAGAAAAGCCCGGCGGAACTGGAGGAATATGAAAAAGTATATCCCAAAAAACACTGA
- a CDS encoding glycosyl-4,4'-diaponeurosporenoate acyltransferase CrtO family protein, giving the protein MHFINGIFLALLTHVFSLFCGTFILYRLSPSKMFKRYGRRYLFKGQGGYRKIGLHLFRTLLSIGPLRYLDHHLLYPPKRHAHSLEEAMYLHFAREAEHLFAFLLILVMVVAAFFAANSWAYASFLLFLNFLFNFYPFLHHQSVRLRIDGLMDRPGFQSGDN; this is encoded by the coding sequence ATGCATTTCATTAACGGTATTTTCCTCGCCCTCCTCACCCATGTATTTTCACTGTTTTGCGGGACCTTCATCCTGTACAGGCTTTCCCCTTCAAAAATGTTCAAACGGTACGGAAGGCGTTATCTGTTCAAGGGACAAGGGGGATACCGGAAAATTGGTCTCCACCTTTTCAGGACCTTGCTGTCGATAGGGCCTTTGCGATACCTGGACCACCATTTGCTCTATCCTCCAAAACGCCATGCCCATTCCCTTGAAGAGGCCATGTACCTCCACTTTGCAAGGGAAGCCGAACACCTGTTCGCTTTTCTGTTGATTCTTGTCATGGTGGTGGCAGCTTTTTTTGCAGCGAACTCATGGGCGTATGCTTCTTTCCTCCTTTTCCTCAACTTTCTTTTTAACTTTTACCCCTTTTTGCACCACCAATCCGTTCGCCTGCGGATTGATGGCTTGATGGACCGCCCTGGTTTCCAGTCCGGGGACAACTGA
- a CDS encoding DUF7793 family protein, giving the protein MITGSSTVKQFLWRSDRQKNLRAVAALSLGKRAAVLVDISRASGVSQECRELFASPQCADLQYAVGIVANSRVGHLIGNFFLGFNQPLFPLKIFTENSTAMEWLTSIKNNEKKQPTYR; this is encoded by the coding sequence TTGATAACGGGGTCATCCACTGTAAAGCAGTTCCTATGGCGTAGTGACCGGCAGAAAAACCTCCGGGCAGTTGCTGCTTTGTCCCTTGGCAAACGAGCGGCAGTCTTGGTAGATATCAGCAGGGCTTCCGGTGTTTCACAGGAATGCAGGGAGCTTTTTGCCAGTCCACAATGTGCAGATTTACAGTACGCCGTGGGGATTGTTGCAAATAGCAGGGTAGGCCATCTCATTGGCAATTTCTTTTTAGGATTCAACCAGCCCCTCTTTCCATTAAAAATATTTACTGAAAACTCAACAGCCATGGAATGGTTGACATCGATCAAAAATAATGAAAAAAAACAGCCAACATACCGATAA
- a CDS encoding sensor histidine kinase — protein sequence MKKNSQHTDNDHDKSMELVQLVSRIASFDFPCRVKTASTDEPLDVLATGLNMLGEEVEKKIGEIAALREANLKLGNFSHTLAHDIKSPLNTTAGILELLDSEIKGGDLSNLDEYIEMLKSLNRNSLEMVNGILEYSKTTVKSSKREKIALKEMCSNIVDGLSFVQPVSISYQIGVPYVHYNATALYQILSNLINNAIKFNDKDKCQLVVSSIQRENDILISVQDNGPGIPEEYRENIYDLFYRLNRDNQPTGTGLGLAIIKTILLENNGRVWTESPVGEGTIFHFTVPLEQ from the coding sequence ATGAAAAAAAACAGCCAACATACCGATAACGATCATGATAAATCAATGGAACTTGTACAATTGGTATCCAGGATTGCAAGTTTTGACTTTCCCTGCAGGGTAAAAACAGCATCAACGGACGAACCGCTGGATGTGCTGGCCACCGGTCTGAACATGCTCGGGGAGGAAGTAGAGAAAAAAATAGGGGAAATTGCTGCCCTCAGGGAAGCCAACCTTAAACTTGGGAACTTCTCCCACACGTTGGCACATGATATCAAATCCCCCTTGAACACCACCGCTGGTATCCTGGAACTGCTGGACTCCGAGATCAAGGGCGGTGATCTTTCAAATTTGGACGAATATATCGAAATGCTGAAATCCCTGAACAGAAACAGCCTTGAAATGGTAAACGGTATTTTGGAGTATTCCAAAACCACCGTAAAATCCAGTAAGCGCGAAAAGATCGCTTTGAAGGAGATGTGTTCCAACATCGTGGATGGCCTATCCTTTGTCCAGCCGGTCAGCATATCCTATCAGATTGGGGTTCCCTATGTCCATTATAATGCTACCGCACTTTACCAGATCCTCTCGAACCTGATCAACAATGCCATCAAGTTCAACGATAAGGACAAATGCCAATTGGTTGTCAGCAGCATCCAACGGGAAAATGACATCTTGATCTCGGTCCAGGACAATGGCCCGGGGATCCCGGAGGAATACAGGGAAAATATATACGACCTCTTCTACCGCCTGAACAGGGACAACCAGCCAACAGGTACAGGACTGGGACTGGCAATCATCAAAACCATCCTCCTGGAAAACAATGGAAGGGTATGGACGGAATCCCCTGTGGGCGAAGGCACCATTTTCCATTTTACCGTACCCTTGGAGCAGTAA
- a CDS encoding thioredoxin family protein produces MAKSTFYHAGCPVCVNAEEELLRLIDKSEVDIIHLGESKDRMADAEKAGVKSVPALVTPTGNVLHINFGASLEDV; encoded by the coding sequence ATGGCTAAATCAACATTCTACCACGCAGGATGTCCTGTATGTGTAAACGCAGAAGAAGAATTACTGCGGCTGATCGACAAATCAGAGGTGGACATCATCCATTTGGGTGAGTCAAAAGACCGGATGGCAGATGCGGAAAAAGCCGGGGTAAAATCAGTGCCTGCACTTGTCACCCCAACGGGAAACGTTTTACACATCAACTTTGGCGCAAGCCTGGAAGATGTCTAA